The following are from one region of the Corythoichthys intestinalis isolate RoL2023-P3 chromosome 17, ASM3026506v1, whole genome shotgun sequence genome:
- the LOC130905070 gene encoding bone morphogenetic protein 10-like — protein sequence MALKFEILLSVLLVTLTALSSSGPVGPLLVGDALDSTLLDTQEFLSHFLSKLNQTGGRQPEQRPLAFPKEPSEYMLELFERFANDRTAMTSANIVRSFKNEDSSSYSETAIGVRTHPLLFNISVPSHEHITVAELRLFTLIQRAQRPFAGRQCKVTIYKVNDGGVWTSTVSKEVGRRDQDESSNLEEVVTKHIYAKDKSWVSLDMTRAVVRWRKYGHSTLKLEVRVTILGPEESVTWGENEDVIDIERNVEGKHNAVMIVFSDDPNKRDSVHEKDHAKNSIFETPARIRRGVKSEPCKRTPLFVDFKDIGWDSWIIQPVGYEAYKCIGVCSQPMTSEVSPTKHAIVQTLLSVKSPERASRACCVPTKLEPISLLYYDNGVITFNHKYEGMVVTECGCR from the exons ATGGCCCTCAAGTTCGAAATCCTCTTGAGTGTCCTGCTCGTCACATTGACTGCCTTGAGCTCGAGCGGACCTGTCGGGCCTTTACTTGTTGGAGATGCTCTTGATAGCACGTTGCTTGACACTCAAGAATTTCTCAGTCACTTTCTGTCTAAACTGAACCAAACGGGTGGGAGGCAGCCAGAACAAAGGCCCCTGGCCTTCCCGAAGGAGCCATCAGAGTACATGCTGGAACTCTTCGAGCGATTTGCAAACGACCGCACGGCCATGACCTCGGCCAACATTGTGCGCAGTTTCAAGAACGAAG ATTCTTCATCCTACAGTGAGACTGCCATTGGTGTAAGGACACATCCATTGCTCTTCAACATCTCCGTGCCTAGCCACGAACACATCACTGTAGCTGAGCTTCGTCTTTTTACCTTGATCCAGAGGGCCCAAAGACCTTTTGCCGGCCGACAGTGCAAAGTGACCATTTACAAAGTGAATGATGGCGGAGTTTGGACCAGTACAGTCAGTAAAGAGGTGGGAAGGAGGGATCAAGATGAGTCCAGTAACCTGGAGGAAGTGGTGACCAAGCACATCTACGCCAAAGACAAAAGCTGGGTGTCTTTGGACATGACTCGTGCGGTCGTGCGCTGGCGGAAGTATGGCCATTCAACGCTCAAGCTTGAGGTCCGCGTTACCATCTTGGGGCCGGAGGAGTCGGTCACGTGGGGGGAGAATGAGGACGTAATTGACATCGAGCGTAACGTGGAAGGGAAACACAACGCGGTGATGATTGTTTTTTCAGATGATCCGAACAAACGTGACAGCGTTCATGAGAAGGATCACGCCAAGAACAGCATCTTTGAAACCCCTGCTCGTATCCGCCGCGGTGTCAAGAGTGAACCCTGCAAGAGAACTCCGCTCTTTGTGGATTTTAAAGACATTGGCTGGGATTCGTGGATCATCCAGCCAGTGGGTTACGAAGCCTACAAGTGCATTGGAGTCTGCAGTCAGCCGATGACGTCCGAGGTCTCACCCACCAAACATGCCATCGTGCAGACACTACTGAGTGTTAAGAGTCCAGAGAGGGCATCGCGTGCCTGCTGTGTACCCACTAAGCTGGAGCCAATTTCGCTCCTTTATTACGATAACGGGGTGATCACCTTCAACCACAAATATGAGGGCATGGTAGTGACAGAGTGTGGCTGCAGAtag